In Halorhabdus rudnickae, the following proteins share a genomic window:
- a CDS encoding deoxyhypusine synthase has protein sequence MTEHDAESDRETFGHDPIGHAEVRAGMTVEELAREYGDGGIGASALHEAVDIYSEMLGDDVTNFLGLAGAMVPAGMRRIVADLIRDGHVDALVTTGANLTHDTIEAIGGKHHHGNVVAEDATPREHDEQLRDEGVDRIYNVYLPQEYFTTFEEHLREEVFPVLEAEGAVSIQRLTEELGRANAAVNDRDDVEEGPGIAAAAYENDVPIYCPAVQDSVLGLQAWMYSQTSDFTLDALADMTAITDIAYEADQAGALLVGGGVPKNFVLQTMLVSPDAYDYAVQLTMDPPQTGGLSGATLDEARSWGKLEKAARNASVYADATITFPLLVAAARERVEE, from the coding sequence ATGACCGAGCATGACGCCGAGAGCGATCGCGAGACTTTCGGCCACGACCCGATCGGCCACGCCGAGGTTCGAGCCGGCATGACCGTTGAGGAACTGGCGCGCGAGTACGGCGACGGCGGCATCGGTGCGAGTGCCCTCCACGAAGCGGTCGACATCTACAGCGAGATGCTCGGGGACGACGTCACCAACTTCCTCGGGCTGGCGGGCGCGATGGTTCCCGCGGGGATGCGCCGGATCGTCGCCGACCTGATCCGGGACGGCCACGTCGACGCGCTGGTGACCACCGGCGCAAACCTCACGCACGACACCATCGAAGCAATCGGCGGCAAGCACCATCACGGCAATGTGGTCGCCGAAGACGCGACCCCGCGAGAACACGACGAACAGTTGCGCGACGAAGGGGTCGATCGTATCTACAACGTTTACCTCCCCCAGGAGTACTTCACCACCTTCGAGGAACACCTTCGAGAGGAAGTGTTTCCCGTCCTGGAAGCGGAGGGTGCCGTCTCGATCCAGCGACTGACCGAGGAACTCGGGCGGGCCAACGCCGCCGTGAACGACCGTGACGACGTCGAAGAGGGTCCGGGTATCGCCGCCGCGGCATACGAGAACGACGTGCCAATCTACTGTCCCGCCGTCCAGGACTCCGTGCTGGGCTTGCAGGCCTGGATGTACAGCCAGACCAGCGATTTTACCCTCGACGCCCTGGCGGACATGACGGCGATTACCGATATCGCCTACGAGGCTGACCAGGCGGGCGCGCTGCTGGTCGGCGGCGGCGTTCCGAAGAACTTCGTCCTCCAGACGATGCTCGTCAGCCCCGACGCCTACGACTACGCGGTCCAGCTGACGATGGACCCGCCACAGACCGGCGGGCTCTCCGGGGCGACCTTAGACGAGGCGCGGTCGTGGGGCAAACTGGAGAAGGCTGCCCGGAACGCCTCAGTCTACGCCGATGCGACGATCACGTTCCCGCTGCTGGTCGCGGCCGCACGCGAACGGGTCGAAGAATAG
- a CDS encoding SprT-like domain-containing protein, translating into MAVERAGVPAFEAIDSHDELIAWSCTYAREARREWGLDVRLDLVEWTVSTRARRRAAAVKRPEIADATVGEPVDWERIPDSDGRPLPCTISLTWAAFEAFTQSEWESTLRHELLHVEQFQRDGTTDHGATFKRRARAVETDVHCRTFATPQWLFRCGDCGQEVARRYRDCAFVTEYDQYRSECCAAPLTRIEPE; encoded by the coding sequence ATGGCTGTCGAACGGGCGGGCGTGCCGGCATTCGAGGCGATCGACAGTCACGACGAGCTGATCGCGTGGTCGTGCACCTACGCCCGAGAGGCCCGTCGCGAGTGGGGACTGGACGTGCGCCTCGATCTCGTCGAGTGGACCGTCTCGACGCGGGCGCGCCGGCGGGCGGCGGCGGTCAAACGACCGGAGATTGCGGATGCGACAGTCGGCGAGCCGGTCGACTGGGAGCGCATCCCCGACAGTGACGGGCGGCCGCTGCCCTGTACGATCTCGCTGACGTGGGCGGCCTTCGAGGCCTTCACCCAGTCGGAATGGGAATCGACGTTGCGCCACGAGTTGCTCCACGTCGAGCAGTTCCAGCGTGACGGCACCACCGACCACGGGGCCACATTCAAACGGCGGGCGCGGGCGGTCGAAACCGACGTCCACTGCCGGACCTTCGCCACGCCGCAGTGGCTGTTTCGGTGTGGGGACTGTGGCCAGGAGGTCGCCCGTCGGTACCGCGACTGTGCGTTCGTCACCGAGTACGACCAGTACCGCTCGGAATGCTGTGCGGCACCGCTGACGAGGATCGAGCCTGAGTAG
- a CDS encoding ABC transporter permease, giving the protein MSVRDYAARNRLQVGSVLALLALVAGLTVLFDLPIADIVTVGYVQRSFQAATPIALAAIGGLYAEKSGVFNIGLEGFMIFGAVNAAAAAYLLSSGDQASQATLWLAILVAVLINVILTLAFAVLTIRYEANQIVAGLAVWFVGLGFGPFTSILIWGDVSSPPINSIAELTIPVLADIPILGRLLFDTSPLVLLTVVIAVVAWVVLYHTRYGYWIQAAGENPEALDTAGVGVNRVRYAAVLFSGAMSGLAGAVVSIGIGNGFVGTGVTMVDGRGWIAIVAYLFGNYNPIGAYLASLLFGAMDLLQVQLQTVGISISANITGLFPYVVVIVVLTLFGSTRVPSAVGESYESED; this is encoded by the coding sequence ATGAGTGTCAGGGACTACGCGGCCCGAAATCGACTCCAGGTTGGGAGTGTCCTCGCTCTGCTCGCACTCGTCGCCGGGCTGACGGTGCTGTTCGATCTTCCGATCGCCGACATTGTGACCGTCGGGTACGTCCAGCGTTCGTTCCAGGCCGCGACGCCCATCGCGCTGGCTGCTATCGGTGGTCTCTACGCCGAGAAAAGCGGCGTGTTCAACATCGGACTGGAAGGGTTCATGATCTTCGGCGCTGTCAACGCTGCAGCGGCGGCATACCTGCTCTCGAGTGGCGATCAGGCCTCACAGGCGACGCTCTGGCTGGCGATCCTCGTCGCGGTCCTGATCAACGTCATTTTGACGCTCGCTTTCGCCGTCTTGACGATTCGCTACGAGGCCAACCAGATCGTCGCGGGCTTGGCCGTCTGGTTCGTCGGGCTGGGATTTGGGCCGTTCACGTCGATTCTCATCTGGGGTGACGTTTCCAGCCCGCCGATCAATAGTATCGCCGAACTCACTATCCCTGTCCTCGCCGACATTCCGATCCTCGGTCGGCTGCTGTTCGATACCTCGCCGCTAGTGTTGCTAACGGTCGTCATCGCTGTCGTGGCGTGGGTCGTGCTCTATCACACTCGCTACGGCTACTGGATCCAGGCGGCCGGCGAGAATCCTGAAGCATTGGACACTGCCGGCGTGGGCGTCAATCGCGTCCGATACGCCGCAGTGCTGTTCTCGGGGGCCATGTCGGGGCTGGCCGGTGCCGTCGTCTCAATCGGGATCGGTAACGGCTTCGTGGGGACGGGCGTGACGATGGTCGACGGCCGCGGCTGGATTGCCATCGTCGCGTATCTCTTCGGGAACTACAACCCGATCGGAGCCTACCTCGCGTCGTTGCTGTTCGGCGCAATGGATCTGCTACAAGTCCAGTTGCAGACGGTCGGCATCTCAATCTCGGCGAACATCACCGGACTGTTCCCGTATGTCGTTGTGATCGTGGTGCTCACGCTGTTCGGGTCGACACGCGTTCCGTCGGCTGTCGGTGAGTCCTACGAGAGTGAAGACTGA